One Anopheles marshallii chromosome 3, idAnoMarsDA_429_01, whole genome shotgun sequence genomic region harbors:
- the LOC128711739 gene encoding galectin-8-like gives MAVFAYLVLSISDDLLAYSSALLGCRGGSWTECRSQLTSVRNQRQFEALLKRYYPTTATSVYSYSSNLNVYGCCDRSDTRFTASTGTTEMSTESIDSCDFAYHEVSSPGSTSLDKSTSTEVVHTVENITEVSPGLCFVITGTIQLTCERFSVNLLLKNGDVALHFNPRLPQNYIVRNCRVKGCWGREEVASPLSFNLHRGQRFAVQVLVTDKEFLICVNGRHFNAFRHRLPYRKICTLEVKGDVREVAVEQCYMECYPQLELELVRQLSLDAIVSSKLRVPCSQPDADGKPMPYTGVLRAPFIDGYKLHLYGRVKLLPHSFYVNLQSSAYVWPHPNILFHLNPRFGSVGGRHVICRNSWINGKWDREERSENMTDFAPGKAFHLQIACTDVSYQVSLNDKMIAEFVYRDNPRLVEAVYIQGDIKVFDVVVETAY, from the coding sequence ATGGCCGTGTTCGCTTACTTGGTTCTTAGTATTAGCGACGACTTGCTAGCTTACAGCAGTGCCCTGCTTGGTTGTCGCGGCGGTTCGTGGACGGAATGCAGATCCCAGCTGACCTCGGTTCGTAACCAGCGCCAGTTTGAAGCTCTTTTGAAACGTTACTATCctaccaccgccaccagtGTTTACTCGTACTCGTCCAATCTGAACGTATACGGTTGTTGTGATCGTAGCGATACACGGTTCACCGCGTCAACCGGAACGACCGAGATGTCCACGGAGTCTATAGATAGTTGCGATTTTGCCTACCATGAAGTTTCATCACCCGGTTCGACCAGCCTGGACAAGAGTACGTCGACCGAAGTGGTGCACACGGTCGAAAACATTACTGAGGTGTCGCCAGGATTGTGTTTCGTCATTACCGGTACCATCCAGCTTACCTGCGAGCGGTTCTCCGTAAACTTGCTGCTTAAAAACGGTGATGTTGCTCTACACTTCAACCCGCGGCTGCCCCAGAATTACATCGTGCGTAATTGCCGCGTGAAGGGATGCTGGGGACGGGAAGAGGTTGCATCCCCACTGTCGTTCAATTTACACCGTGGCCAACGTTTTGCCGTACAGGTGCTGGTGACGGACAAAGAGTTTCTGATATGCGTTAATGGAAGACACTTCAATGCGTTTCGGCATCGCTTGCCTTACCGTAAGATTTGTACCCTTGAGGTAAAGGGTGATGTTCGTGAGGTAGCCGTAGAGCAGTGTTATATGGAGTGCTATCCCCAGCTGGAGCTGGAGCTTGTCCGCCAACTGTCGCTGGACGCAATTGTGTCGTCGAAGTTACGTGTGCCCTGTTCGCAGCCAGATGCGGATGGAAAACCGATGCCTTACACCGGTGTTCTACGGGCACCATTCATCGATGGATATAAACTGCATCTGTATGGACGCGTCAAACTGTTGCCCCACTCGTTCTACGTTAACTTGCAGAGCAGTGCGTATGTTTGGCCCCATCCCAACATTCTGTTTCATTTGAATCCTCGCTTTGGTAGCGTCGGCGGCCGGCACGTGATATGCCGGAACTCGTGGATAAATGGAAAGTGGGATCGGGAAGAGCGGTCGGAGAACATGACAGATTTTGCGCCCGGCAAAGCGTTCCATCTGCAAATCGCCTGTACGGACGTTAGCTATCAAGTTTCGCTGAACGACAAAATGATCGCGGAGTTTGTATACCGTGACAATCCGCGCCTGGTTGAGGCGGTTTACATTCAGGGAGATATCAAGGTGTTCGATGTTGTTGTAGAGACTGCGTATTAA
- the LOC128715476 gene encoding aquaporin FA-CHIP isoform X2, with product MGYTLGTEELSNKSSGLWHALLAEFVGIFILNFFACAACTHANGDKTLISLAFGLSVFMVVMSIGHISGGHINPAVTAGMLAAGKVSLIRALLYVAAQCAGAVVATTALDVLIPKTYHNGLGNTGLKDGVTEMQGVGFEFFLGFVLVLCVFGVCDDNKPDSRFVAPLAIGLTVTLGHLGVVEYTGSSMNPARSFGTAFVTDSWSHHWIYWAGPIVGGVTAALLYCQLFKAPTVSDVSERYRTTADDKEMRRLDGKHDMA from the exons ATGGGTTATACTCTTGGAACGGAAGAgttatcaaacaaatcaagCGGATTATGGCATGCGTTACTTGCTGAGTTTGTTG GCATCTTTATATTGAATTTTTTCGCTTGTGCCGCGTGTACACATGCAAATGGGGATAAAACATTAATCTCACTTGCGTTTGGGCTCAGTGTGTTTATGGTCGTGATG TCGATCGGTCACATCAGTGGTGGTCATATTAATCCCGCTGTGACTGCCGGAATGTTGGCAGCTGGCAAGGTAAGCCTCATCCGTGCCCTGCTTTATGTTGCCGCTCAATGTGCCGGTGCAGTTGTGGCCACAACCGCCCTCGATGTGCTGATACCAAAAACCTATCACAACGGCTTGGGCAACACCGGTCTGAAGGATGGAGTCACAGAGATGCAAGGCGTGGGCTTCGAATTCTTCCTTGGATTCGTGctggtgctgtgtgtgtttggtgtttgcgATGACAACAAACCGGACTCGCGCTTCGTTGCCCCACTGGCCATTGGTTTAACCGTGACTTTGGGTCATCTGGGCGTTGTAGAATACACCGGATCGAGCATGAATCCCGCCCGTTCCTTCGGCACTGCTTTTGTGACGGACAGCTGGAGCCATCATTGG ATTTACTGGGCTGGACCGATCGTGGGAGGTGTTACAGCGGCTTTACTTTACTGCCAGCTATTTAAGGCACCTACCGTTAGCGATGTTTCCGAACGCTATCGTACTACTGCCGACGATAAGGAG ATGCGTCGATTGGATGGAAAGCACGACATGGCTTAA
- the LOC128715476 gene encoding aquaporin AQPAe.a isoform X1 — translation MGYTLGTEELSNKSSGLWHALLAEFVGIFILNFFACAACTHANGDKTLISLAFGLSVFMVVMSIGHISGGHINPAVTAGMLAAGKVSLIRALLYVAAQCAGAVVATTALDVLIPKTYHNGLGNTGLKDGVTEMQGVGFEFFLGFVLVLCVFGVCDDNKPDSRFVAPLAIGLTVTLGHLGVVEYTGSSMNPARSFGTAFVTDSWSHHWIYWAGPIVGGVTAALLYCQLFKAPTVSDVSERYRTTADDKEVMLNLMKHAALEESVITT, via the exons ATGGGTTATACTCTTGGAACGGAAGAgttatcaaacaaatcaagCGGATTATGGCATGCGTTACTTGCTGAGTTTGTTG GCATCTTTATATTGAATTTTTTCGCTTGTGCCGCGTGTACACATGCAAATGGGGATAAAACATTAATCTCACTTGCGTTTGGGCTCAGTGTGTTTATGGTCGTGATG TCGATCGGTCACATCAGTGGTGGTCATATTAATCCCGCTGTGACTGCCGGAATGTTGGCAGCTGGCAAGGTAAGCCTCATCCGTGCCCTGCTTTATGTTGCCGCTCAATGTGCCGGTGCAGTTGTGGCCACAACCGCCCTCGATGTGCTGATACCAAAAACCTATCACAACGGCTTGGGCAACACCGGTCTGAAGGATGGAGTCACAGAGATGCAAGGCGTGGGCTTCGAATTCTTCCTTGGATTCGTGctggtgctgtgtgtgtttggtgtttgcgATGACAACAAACCGGACTCGCGCTTCGTTGCCCCACTGGCCATTGGTTTAACCGTGACTTTGGGTCATCTGGGCGTTGTAGAATACACCGGATCGAGCATGAATCCCGCCCGTTCCTTCGGCACTGCTTTTGTGACGGACAGCTGGAGCCATCATTGG ATTTACTGGGCTGGACCGATCGTGGGAGGTGTTACAGCGGCTTTACTTTACTGCCAGCTATTTAAGGCACCTACCGTTAGCGATGTTTCCGAACGCTATCGTACTACTGCCGACGATAAGGAGGTAATGCTCAACCTAATGAAACATGCCGCACTGGAAGAATCCGTCATTACCACCTAG